In the genome of uncultured Bacteroides sp., the window ACAAAAAAATAGAAAATATGAAACAATATATTTTAAATAGTTTAATAGGGATAACGCTACTTTTGTTTGCTTCATGCAGCGATATTTTAGATGAACAACCTCGTTCGATATTGACTCCGGATTTGTTCAAAACAACTTCGGGATTACAAGCAGGTCTTACAGCTGCATACGATGGCTTGCGTTATATTTCGGGAACTGAACCGACTATGTGCAGTACGGTATTGGGAACAGACGAATTTACTTCTGCTGCATCTGGTGGTAGTAAAGAATTGGATATGACTCCGGGTAATGGCGGTAGTGGCATAAACGCTGCTACTGGTAGCATTAATGTGTTTTGGGTCTATCCTTTCTCTTTTATCAATACTTGTAACGGTATTATAGAATTTGGAAATGAGGCCGGTTTGAGTAAAGAATTAATTGCCGAAGCCTATTTCCTTCGTGGCTATTATTACTTTAACATGGTTCAAATGTTTGGTGGCGTACCTCTTGATATGGGTTCTGGTGATTTGAAATTTAATACCACTCCTACTACTCTTTCTAAGCGAAACACACAGGAAGAAGTATATGCGGCTATTATAGATGATATGAAGTATGCCGCCGAAAATTTGCCAATAAGTCCCCGTTTACCAGGTTGTGCTTTTCGCGCAACGGCTATTCATTATTTAGCTAAAGTTTATTTGACACATGGTGATAATCAATTAGCGCTTACCGAAGCCGAAAAATTATTGAGCCCAAGTGATCCTTATACAGCCAACTCATACGGAGTAGCTTTGCAGCCGACTTATGCAGAGGTCATTAAACCAACCAATGAACGGAACAGTGAAATATTGTTTACCTGCGAACATAGCGAAGCATATAACTTTAATGAAACTGCTGCCGGATACGGTTCTGGACCGGTGAACAAGGATGATCGTTCTTTATCATATTTCGTACCTAACTATCAATCTTTTACATTGGGCAACGGAACATCTGGCTTCTTGGTAAGAACGATAGAATATTCACGTCCATGGATACGTTTTGCTCCTACTTTTGGCTTGTTAAATAATATATTTGCTGATAAAATAAATGATTCTCGTTTTAATGCCAGTTTTCAGACTGTATGGCTCAATAATGGTACCGCCTCTCCAAATGGCTTGCTAAATAAACCTATTAATCCGGGTGATACAGCCTTTGTAATGCTCAGTCATGAAGTCTCAGATGCTTATCGGGCTACAAAAAATTATCGTATATGGACACCAAGCCAGATGGATAGATCCGTCTATCCGGCACTTAAGAAGTTTTTTGATCCTAACAGACAGGATCCGAACGATGCATCCGGTCGTCCTTTCCTCTTAGCTAAGTTATCAGAGACTTATCTAATTGCCGCTGAGGCTGCGTTAAATTTAGGGAATGCGTCTAAAGCGCGCGATTATATTTTAGTACTACGTAAACGCGCTGCTACTCCGGGCAATGAAGCTACTATGGCAGAAAAAACGCCAGGAGTTGATGGCATTAATATTGATTACATTTTGGATGAACGTGCCCGTGAATTGTGTGGTGAACAGATGCGTTGGTTTGACTTGAAGCGTACCGGAAAATGGCGTGATCGTGCCACTACTTATTCTCTCAATGGAACAGATATGATAACCCGCGATATAAAAAGTAATTACGACTTACGTCCTATTCCACAAGATCAAATTGATTTAATGGGTAATTCTCAAGCTGAAAAGAGCGAATATCAAAATCCGGGTTATTAAATAAAAAAGGATGTTTACTCACCTAAAGTCGGGTGAATAAAACATTTGTACTATTTATGATATTTTATGGCTGACCGAGATTTTTGCACAGTCTGAGTTTCAGTCAGCCATATTTTTTATTGTATTTGCTATGTGCGAAATTTTGCCACATCTTTGTTTCGTAGTTTGCAAAACCGGTAAAGAAGATATGTATTACTTAGTATCTAAACGTTACGGCTCAACAGCCGTGTATGATATGAATATTAATTTTATTAGATAAAGATAATGAAGTCCGGATACAAAATTGCCTTTTTATTGTTGACCTTTTGCATACAACAAACATTGTATGCCCAGGTAGCTCCTCTTATGACGTCCGACAGACAAGATGCCTTTATTATGGCCGAAGGAGGAGTTGTGTCTTCGTTGCTGGCAGATAAAAATGAAACGCCTGCCGTGATAAGAAGCATCAATAATCTACAAAAAGACATCAATGGAGTGACGGGTGTGCTACCTGCTATTAACAATCAATTTTCTACGGACGAGAAACGAATGATTGTTATTGGAACGATTGGTAATAGTCGATACATTGATCAGTTAGTGGAAGCAGGCAAGATAGATGGTACACAATTGAGGGGCAAACGTGAAAAATTCATTATTCAGACTATTCATAATCCATTTGCCGGAGTAAAGGAAGCTTTGGTCATAGCCGGAAGTGACAGGAGGGGAACTGTATATGGTGTGTACGAATTATCGGCACAAATAGGTGTGTCTCCCTGGTATTATTGGGCAGATGTTCCGATAAAGAAGCAAAAGAATATTTATATAAAACGAGGAATTTATACAGATGGAGAACCGGCCGTAGAATATAGAGGTATCTTTTTGAATGATGAAGCTCCGTCATTAAGTAGTTGGGCTCACAAGCAATTTGGTGGATTTAACAGCAAATTTTATGAGAAAGTATTTGAACTTATACTTCGCCTGAAAGGTAATTTTATGTGGCCTGCTATGTGGGGAAATGCTTTTTATGATGATGATCCTGCAAATGGGACCTTAGCCGATGAGATGGGGATTATAGTAGGTACTTCGCATCACGAACCAATGGGGCGTGCTCATGATGAATGGAGACGGTATGGCAATGGAAAGTGGGATTATAAAAATAATCCGAAAGTGTTAGCCGATTTCTGGAGAGCGGGTATGGAGCGTATGAAAAATTGGGAATCAGTAGTAACTGTAGGCATGCGTGGCGATGGCGATGAACCGATGAGTCAAAATGCAAATATCGCTTTGTTGGAAAAGATAGTCAAAGATCAGCGCAAAATAATATCAGAAGTAACAGGTAAAAAAGCTAGTGAGATACCGCAGGTATGGGCACTTTATAAAGAGGTGCAGGATTATTACGATAAAGGCATGCGCGTGCCCGATGATGTAACATTGCTACTATGCGATGACAATTGGGGTAATGTACGAAAGTTACCGGACCTCTCTGCAAAGAAGCGTAAAGGGGGTTACGGAATGTATTATCATTTTGACTATGTCGGTGGTCCGAGAAATTATAAATGGCTCAATGTCTCTCCGATACAACGAGTGTGGGAACAAATGAATCTGACTTATCGCTATGGAGTAGATAAATTATGGATTGTGAATGTGGGTGACTTGAAACCTATGGAATATCCCATTCAATTTTTTATGGATATGGCATGGAATCCTAATCGATTTAATGAAAGCAACTTATTGCAACATACCGAAGATTTTTGTGCCCGTTCATTCGGCAGGCAATATGCCGGGGAAGCGGCGCGTCTTATTAACTTATATACAAAATATAATCATCGGGTGACTCCCGAATTATTAAGTGAGAAAACGTATAGCTTGCATAATTATAATGAATTTAAAACCGTAGTCGATGATTATAAAGCCTTATTGCTTGATGCTTTGAAACTCGATTACTTGTTACCTATTGCTTATAAGGATGCGTATGATGAATTAGTATTATTCCCCATACAAGCCTGCGCAAATTTATATGAACTCTATTATGCGGTAGCGATGAACCGTGATTTAGCCAATAAGAATGATGTAAAAGCCAACGGTTGGGCAGATAAAGTGGAAGAATGCTACATGCGCGATTCACTTCTCACTCAGCATTATAATAAAGAAATTGCCGGAGGCAAATGGAATCACATGATGGATCAGATTCACATCGGTTATACTTCCTGGCAGGAGCCGAAACAAAATATAATGCCTGCCGTGAAACGTGTTCTTCAAGATAAAACGAAAGCTCTATCACCTGTGTTTATTGAGCAGAACGGTTATGTTTCGATGGAAGCAGAACATTATAGCAAGGCTATGAATGGAGAGAATTCTCATTGGATTGTGATACCTTATTTTGGTAAAACACTTTCAGGGGTGACTACCTTGCCTGTTACGTTGTTGCCGGATAAAGATACTTATCTGGAGTATGATATGAAATTGGTTTCTACGGGAATGGTGAAACTGGAAGTACTGGTTTCTCCTACCTTGAATTTTAATAGTAATTGTGGCTTGCGTTATGCCGTTTCTTTTGATGGAGGCGAAGAGCAAATTGTGAATATAAATCAGGTGTATGACGCCGCACAAATGGAACATTGGCAGGCCAATCGTATTAACCGGACTGTAACTATGCATCAGATAACAAGTCCGGGAAAACATACATTACGTTTCCGTCCATTGGATCCGGGCATTGTATTGCAAAAGTTGATGTTGGATATGGGCGGGCTGAAAACATCATGGTTGGGAGCTCCCGAGAGTGATATAGAATAAATGAATAAATATAGTTAGGTAGATCATGGTTAGTAAGTTTTTTTTAAAGGTTAGTTTAGTTGTAATGTTCACTCTTTGCTTCGCACGATTGTGCGAAGCAAAGGTGAAATTACCGGCATTTATTTCTGACGGAATGGTGCTTCAGAGGGGGCAGAATTTATGTGTTTGGGGCATGGCTGATCCGGGTGAAAAAGTCGTTGTTAATTTTCTGGATAATAAATATCAAACCTGTGCCGACGTACAAGGAAACTGGAAGCTGACTTTGCCGCCAATGAAAGCGGGAGGCCCTTATACAATGACCGTCAATGAAATACAGTTAAAGAATATTCTGATTGGTGATGTATGGCTTTGTTCGGGGCAGTCTAATATGGAACTGCCTGTTTCCAGAGTCACGGATATGTTTCGTTCGGAGGTAGAGAAAGACAGCAATTCAATGATTCATTATATAAAAACGCCTTTAGATTATAACTTTCATGCTCCGCAAGCGGATATTAAGCCCAGTGCATGGATAGCGCTGACACCGGAAAATGCGATGTCATTTTCGGCAGTAGCTTATTTCTTTGCAAAAGATTTATATGCCAAAACTAAAGTACCAGTCGGCCTTATTAACTCAAGCGTGGGTGGTTCGCCTATAGAAGCATGGATTAGTGAAGAAGGATTAAAATCTTTTCCTTTATATCTGAACAGTAAGAATCTTTGCGAATCGGATAAATATGTAGCTGACGTCAAAGAACTGGAAAACGAAAGACAAAACTTGTGGAATATCACGCTTTATAAATCGGATGCAGGGCTACATGGCAGCCAGCCATGGTACATGCCGGAATATAATGACTCATCATGGATTAAAAAGGATCTGTTTGATACAACATGGGCTACTAATGGTCTTAATCCGATTAACGGTTCACATTGGTTTAGTAAAGAGTTTGATGTGCCGCAGAAGTTTGTGGGTCAGGAAGCGACTCTTCGTTTAGGACGTATTATTGATGCCGATTCGGCTTATGTGAACGGAACATTTGTAGGTACGGTGTCTTATCAATATCCTCCCCGCATCTATAAGATTCCTGCCCATTTATTAAAAGTCGGTAAGAACAAAATAACCGTGCGCTTGATAAGTTATGGCGGACCGGCCGGGTTTGTAAAAGATAAGCCTTATAAGATTCTGTTTAATGAAGGAGAAATCGATCTTCGGGGAGAGTGGAAATACAAACCGGGTGTTGAAATGCCGTCGATGCCTTCTCAAACATTCTTTCAGTACAAACCGGTGGGGTTGTACAATGCTATGATAGCCCCTTTGTTGTCGTACAAATTTGCCGGAGTTATATGGTATCAGGGCGAATCGAATGTTGAAAGATATAATGAGTATGATGTTCTGCTGTCTACTTTGATTAATGATTGGAGAAATAAGTTGCACTCTCCTGAATTGCCTTTTCTCATTGTGCAACTACCTAATTATATGAAATCACACTCCGAACCTGTTGAAAGTTATTGGGCTGAACTGAGAGATAAACAATTCAAAATAAGTCGCACCGTTTCCAATACGGCACTTGTTGTAGCGATTGATTTGGGAGAATGGAATGACATTCATCCGTTGAACAAGAAAGCAGTAGGGCACCGACTTTCTTTGCAGGCTCAGAAACTGGTGTATGGAGATAAAAAACTTGTGGCAGATGGCCCTGTGTATAAATCTGTATCTATAGAAGGTAATAAGATGATTCTTACTTTCTGTGAGGGGACGGACGATTTACAACCTGTAACTGAATTGAAAGGTTTTGAGATTGCCGGAACGGATGGCGTTTTTAAATGGGCTGATGCCAAAGTAGAAGGACATAAAGTGATTGTCTGCAAGGATGGCATAACCGCTCCTGTAGCTGTGCGCTATGGATGGGATGACAATCCTGTCGGGATAAATCTGACAAATAAAGCGGGAATTCCTGCTTCACCTTTTAGAACCAAATATTAATCTATAAAAAATAAGCACGATGAACATTTCCTCTCAAAAAGTGTCGCTGGGCGAAAAAATCGGTTATAGTCTGGGAGACGGTTCGGCGAACCTGATTTTCCAGATGATGATGATGTTTCAGCTTTTTTTCTACACAGATGTGTTTGGTATCAAAGCCACTGCCGCCGGCATGATACTATTGACTGCCCGTTTCTTCGATGCGTTTGTTGACCCGTTGGTTGGCATTCTTTCCGATCGAACAAATACTCGTTGGGGCAAATATCGTCCGTGGCTTTTATGGACGGCTATTCCGTTTGCGTTGTTTTTCATTTTGGCATTTACTACGCCCGATCTTAGCGAGAGAGGAAAAATAATTTATGCCGGCGTCACCTATACGTTGCTGATGTCTATCTATTCGTTTAATAATACGCCTTACTCTTCATTGGGAGGGGTTATGACAAGTGATATAAAAGAGCGTACCAGCATTTCGTCCGTACGTTTTGTTACGGCTACTATTGCTACATTTATTGTTCAAGGTCTTACCCTGCCATTAGTCTCTAAATTTGGTCATGGTGATGCGCAAAGGGGATGGTTCTCTACGATTACTCTTTTTGCCGTTATTGCAGTTGTATTGTTGGTTATTACTTTCTTTACTACAAAAGAGCGTATTGTTCCTCCACCCAATCAGAGAAATTCCATTAAACAGGACTTTAAAGATATAGTGGGAAATCGTCCATGGAAATCTATGTTTGTATTAACACTGTTTCTTTTTATCACCTTGGCTATGTGGGGGAGTAGTATGTCTTACTATTTTAACTATTTTGTAGATAAGACAGCCTTATTTGATTTTCTGAGACATTTTGATTTGGTGAGTGTAGACGGAGGAAGTTATGGGTTGTGGCATCGGTTTCTTAATGCTTTCGGGCTGATAGCGTTGTCTGATCATAGTAATGTTTTTGCTGTAGGGTTCAGCCTTTTTAATATGATTGGTCAACTTATAACACTGGCGGGAGTTGTGTTTCTGTCCGGCTACCTTTCTAATATTTTCGGCAAACGAAATGTGTTTATTCTCTGTTTGGCTTTGACCGGTTGCTTTACGAGTTTATTTTTTCTGGTAGATTCTACAAATGTCGGACTTATTTTTACCATCAATATTCTAAAGAGTATGGCTTATGCTCCGACTATTCCTTTGCTTTGGGCAATGATGGGCGATGTAGCCGATCATTCAGAATGGGTACATCACAGACGTGCTACAGGTTTTGTCTTTGCCGGAATCGTTTTTGCCTTGAAGGCCGGTTTGGGCTTGGGTGGTGCCATTTGCGGAGGCCTGGTCGATTGGTTTGGTTTTGTGCCCAATGCAGTGCAAACAGATTCTGCTATTGTAGGCATCAAACTTACTTCAAGTCTCATTCCGGCAATCACTTTCTTCATTGGTGTTGTTGCCCTTTTCTTTTATCCTATTTCTAAAAAGTTAAATGAGAAAATCCAATTAGAACTGTCGGATAGAAGAACAAACAACTAATTATTAACTATTTATGATGTACAGATTATGAAAATATATCATTGGGCTATTTGTGCGGGGATTTTTTGGATTCCGATCTTGTCCGGCTGTAAAACATCCGAAAGTAAAGGGGAGATATCATTAAAAAAATCGCTGGAAGGAAAATTCCTGATTGGTGTTGCGGTGAACGATGCTCAGGCATCGGGACAAGATACGGCAGGCATTCGTATTATAAAACAACATTTTAATGCTCTTGTGGCAGAGAATTGTATGAAGAGTGAAGTTATTCATCCCGAGGAAGATAAGTTTGACTTTACTCAAGCCGACCGTCTTGTCGATTTTGGTGAAAGGAATAAAATGGTGGTTACCGGCCACAACCTGATTTGGCATTCGCAACTGTCTCCCTGGTTTTGTGTGGATAAGGATGGTAAGAATGTATCACGCGAGGTTTTGATTGAACGAATGAAAAAACATATCCATGCAATTGTAGGGCGCTATAAAGGGCGTATTCTTGGCTGGGATGTAGTGAATGAGGCAATTGAGGATGATGGTTCTTATCGTAAAAGTAAATTTTACGAAATACTTGGAGAAGATTATATTCCTCTGGCTTTTCAGTTTGCACACGAGGCCGATCCGAATGCAGAGCTTTATTACAATGATTATTCCATGTCTCATGAAGGCAAACGGGAAGGGGTCGTGAAATTGGTTCATAAATTGAAAAGCATGGGGCTTCGAATTGATGCTGTAGGCATGCAGGGACATATGCAGATGGATTTCCCGAAAATAGAAGAGTTTGAGAAAAGCATGCTGGCTTTTGCTAATGCCGGAGTGAAAGTGATGATAACAGAAATGGATATGACGTTATTGCCTTCTCCCAAACGAAACATGGGGGCAGATGTAGCTACCGACTTTACCTATAAAAAAGAGTTGGATCCTTATCCGGATGCTTTGCCCGATTCGGTGTCATTAGCATGGAACCGCCGCATGGAGGATTTCTTTAAGTTGTTTTTAAAGCATAGCGATAAAATTAGCCGTGTAACCATTTGGGGCGTGGCCGATTCTGATTCCTGGCGAAATTTCTGGCCGATAAAGGGAAGAACGGATTACCCATTACTTTTCGATCGTAATCATCACCCCAAACCGGTGGTAAGTGCTATCATTAAAGATGCTGTCGACGAAAATCGTAGCAATTAATTAACTTAAGCAAGAGAATAAACGTTATAATTATATGAAGAAAGAAGCAAGATATCTGGTACCGGGCGACTATATGGCCGATCCTGCCGTACACGTTTTCAATGGGAAGCTTTATATTTATCCTTCACATGATCGCGAAAGTGGCATTCCGGAGAATGATAACGGCGATCATTTTGATATGAATGATTACCACGTCTTTTCCATGGAAAGCATGGACGATGAAGTTACCGATCATGGGGTGGTGCTTGCAGTGAAAGAAATTCCCTGGGCAGGGCGCCAGTTGTGGGATTGCGATTGTGCCCATAAAAACGGGAAATACTATTTATATTTTCCGTTAAAAGATAAAACGGATATTTTTCGTATTGGCGTGGCGGTAAGTGATAAGCCCGAGGGGCCTTTTATTCCACAGGCAAATCCTATCAGAGGGAGTTATAGCATTGATCCGGCTGTGTTCGATGATGGAGACGGTAACTTTTACATGTATTTCGGTGGGCTGTGGGGCGGCCAATTGCAACGCTATCGCAACAATAAAGCGCAAGAAAATGGAGAATTTCCGAAAGATACTGAGCCCGCTTTGCCATCGCGGGTTGTTAGGTTGAGCAATGACATGCTGGAGTTTGCCGAAGAGCCACGGGCTGTTGTCATCTTAGGTGAGAACGGGAAACCACTCACTGCCGGAGATAACACCCGTCGTTTTTTTGAAGCTTCGTGGATGCATAAATATAACGGGAAATATTATTTCTCTTATTCTACGGGAGATACGCATCGGTTATGTTATGCCATTGGCGATAATCCGTACGGGCCGTTCATTTATCAGGGCGTGATACTCACACCTGTGGTGGGGTGGACTACTCATCATGCTATCTGTGAGTTTAAAGGAAAATGGTATCTGTTTCATCACGACAGTGTACCTTCGGGCGGACGCACATGGTTGCGCAGCCTAAAGGTTTGCGAATTGGAGTATAACGCTGATGGCACTATTCAGACCATTAATGGTGGTGGTGAATAGGGGTTTGCGTAACAAGATTATTTATCTACATATTATTCAAACTGATTAATCATGAAAATGAAGATATTTGTATACTGCTCGTTTTTCCTTGCATCTATTCAATTATACGGATGCAACTCTAAAATAGAGCCTTATAAGAACACTGCGCTATCTTTTGAAGCGCGAACGGAAGATTTGCTTTCTCGTCTTACCCTTGAAGAAAAAGTGAATCTGTTGTGTTTTGATTCTAAAGCAATAGATCGTTTGAATATTCCGGCATATAATTTTTGGAATGAATGTTTGCACGGTGTGGCCCGTTCGGGGCGGGCTACGGTTTTTCCACAAGCAATCGGTATGGCTGCCATGTGGGATACCGAAGAGATGGGGAGCATTGCCGATGCTATCTCTGACGAGGCACGCGCTAAAAACCATGAATATGTTTCTCGCGGCAAACGGGGAATTTATCAGGGACTTACCTACTGGACACCGAATATTAATATCTTTCGTGACCCCCGCTGGGGACGCGGAATGGAAACTTATGGCGAGGATCCTTACCTGACGGGTGAGCTGGCCATCCCTTTTGTTAAGGGCTTGCAGGGCAATAATCCTAAATACCTGAAACTGATAGCTACGGCCAAACACTTTGCCGTGCATAGCGGCCCGGAATCTACCCGGCATTCATTTGACGTATGGCCAAGTGATTATGATTTGGCTGAAACTTATCTGCCTCACTTTAAACGTGTTGTACAGGAGGG includes:
- a CDS encoding endo-1,4-beta-xylanase — protein: MKIYHWAICAGIFWIPILSGCKTSESKGEISLKKSLEGKFLIGVAVNDAQASGQDTAGIRIIKQHFNALVAENCMKSEVIHPEEDKFDFTQADRLVDFGERNKMVVTGHNLIWHSQLSPWFCVDKDGKNVSREVLIERMKKHIHAIVGRYKGRILGWDVVNEAIEDDGSYRKSKFYEILGEDYIPLAFQFAHEADPNAELYYNDYSMSHEGKREGVVKLVHKLKSMGLRIDAVGMQGHMQMDFPKIEEFEKSMLAFANAGVKVMITEMDMTLLPSPKRNMGADVATDFTYKKELDPYPDALPDSVSLAWNRRMEDFFKLFLKHSDKISRVTIWGVADSDSWRNFWPIKGRTDYPLLFDRNHHPKPVVSAIIKDAVDENRSN
- a CDS encoding glycosyl hydrolase 115 family protein, which encodes MKSGYKIAFLLLTFCIQQTLYAQVAPLMTSDRQDAFIMAEGGVVSSLLADKNETPAVIRSINNLQKDINGVTGVLPAINNQFSTDEKRMIVIGTIGNSRYIDQLVEAGKIDGTQLRGKREKFIIQTIHNPFAGVKEALVIAGSDRRGTVYGVYELSAQIGVSPWYYWADVPIKKQKNIYIKRGIYTDGEPAVEYRGIFLNDEAPSLSSWAHKQFGGFNSKFYEKVFELILRLKGNFMWPAMWGNAFYDDDPANGTLADEMGIIVGTSHHEPMGRAHDEWRRYGNGKWDYKNNPKVLADFWRAGMERMKNWESVVTVGMRGDGDEPMSQNANIALLEKIVKDQRKIISEVTGKKASEIPQVWALYKEVQDYYDKGMRVPDDVTLLLCDDNWGNVRKLPDLSAKKRKGGYGMYYHFDYVGGPRNYKWLNVSPIQRVWEQMNLTYRYGVDKLWIVNVGDLKPMEYPIQFFMDMAWNPNRFNESNLLQHTEDFCARSFGRQYAGEAARLINLYTKYNHRVTPELLSEKTYSLHNYNEFKTVVDDYKALLLDALKLDYLLPIAYKDAYDELVLFPIQACANLYELYYAVAMNRDLANKNDVKANGWADKVEECYMRDSLLTQHYNKEIAGGKWNHMMDQIHIGYTSWQEPKQNIMPAVKRVLQDKTKALSPVFIEQNGYVSMEAEHYSKAMNGENSHWIVIPYFGKTLSGVTTLPVTLLPDKDTYLEYDMKLVSTGMVKLEVLVSPTLNFNSNCGLRYAVSFDGGEEQIVNINQVYDAAQMEHWQANRINRTVTMHQITSPGKHTLRFRPLDPGIVLQKLMLDMGGLKTSWLGAPESDIE
- a CDS encoding MFS transporter; translated protein: MNISSQKVSLGEKIGYSLGDGSANLIFQMMMMFQLFFYTDVFGIKATAAGMILLTARFFDAFVDPLVGILSDRTNTRWGKYRPWLLWTAIPFALFFILAFTTPDLSERGKIIYAGVTYTLLMSIYSFNNTPYSSLGGVMTSDIKERTSISSVRFVTATIATFIVQGLTLPLVSKFGHGDAQRGWFSTITLFAVIAVVLLVITFFTTKERIVPPPNQRNSIKQDFKDIVGNRPWKSMFVLTLFLFITLAMWGSSMSYYFNYFVDKTALFDFLRHFDLVSVDGGSYGLWHRFLNAFGLIALSDHSNVFAVGFSLFNMIGQLITLAGVVFLSGYLSNIFGKRNVFILCLALTGCFTSLFFLVDSTNVGLIFTINILKSMAYAPTIPLLWAMMGDVADHSEWVHHRRATGFVFAGIVFALKAGLGLGGAICGGLVDWFGFVPNAVQTDSAIVGIKLTSSLIPAITFFIGVVALFFYPISKKLNEKIQLELSDRRTNN
- a CDS encoding glycoside hydrolase family 43 protein — protein: MKKEARYLVPGDYMADPAVHVFNGKLYIYPSHDRESGIPENDNGDHFDMNDYHVFSMESMDDEVTDHGVVLAVKEIPWAGRQLWDCDCAHKNGKYYLYFPLKDKTDIFRIGVAVSDKPEGPFIPQANPIRGSYSIDPAVFDDGDGNFYMYFGGLWGGQLQRYRNNKAQENGEFPKDTEPALPSRVVRLSNDMLEFAEEPRAVVILGENGKPLTAGDNTRRFFEASWMHKYNGKYYFSYSTGDTHRLCYAIGDNPYGPFIYQGVILTPVVGWTTHHAICEFKGKWYLFHHDSVPSGGRTWLRSLKVCELEYNADGTIQTINGGGE
- a CDS encoding sialate O-acetylesterase, which codes for MVSKFFLKVSLVVMFTLCFARLCEAKVKLPAFISDGMVLQRGQNLCVWGMADPGEKVVVNFLDNKYQTCADVQGNWKLTLPPMKAGGPYTMTVNEIQLKNILIGDVWLCSGQSNMELPVSRVTDMFRSEVEKDSNSMIHYIKTPLDYNFHAPQADIKPSAWIALTPENAMSFSAVAYFFAKDLYAKTKVPVGLINSSVGGSPIEAWISEEGLKSFPLYLNSKNLCESDKYVADVKELENERQNLWNITLYKSDAGLHGSQPWYMPEYNDSSWIKKDLFDTTWATNGLNPINGSHWFSKEFDVPQKFVGQEATLRLGRIIDADSAYVNGTFVGTVSYQYPPRIYKIPAHLLKVGKNKITVRLISYGGPAGFVKDKPYKILFNEGEIDLRGEWKYKPGVEMPSMPSQTFFQYKPVGLYNAMIAPLLSYKFAGVIWYQGESNVERYNEYDVLLSTLINDWRNKLHSPELPFLIVQLPNYMKSHSEPVESYWAELRDKQFKISRTVSNTALVVAIDLGEWNDIHPLNKKAVGHRLSLQAQKLVYGDKKLVADGPVYKSVSIEGNKMILTFCEGTDDLQPVTELKGFEIAGTDGVFKWADAKVEGHKVIVCKDGITAPVAVRYGWDDNPVGINLTNKAGIPASPFRTKY
- a CDS encoding RagB/SusD family nutrient uptake outer membrane protein, with product MKQYILNSLIGITLLLFASCSDILDEQPRSILTPDLFKTTSGLQAGLTAAYDGLRYISGTEPTMCSTVLGTDEFTSAASGGSKELDMTPGNGGSGINAATGSINVFWVYPFSFINTCNGIIEFGNEAGLSKELIAEAYFLRGYYYFNMVQMFGGVPLDMGSGDLKFNTTPTTLSKRNTQEEVYAAIIDDMKYAAENLPISPRLPGCAFRATAIHYLAKVYLTHGDNQLALTEAEKLLSPSDPYTANSYGVALQPTYAEVIKPTNERNSEILFTCEHSEAYNFNETAAGYGSGPVNKDDRSLSYFVPNYQSFTLGNGTSGFLVRTIEYSRPWIRFAPTFGLLNNIFADKINDSRFNASFQTVWLNNGTASPNGLLNKPINPGDTAFVMLSHEVSDAYRATKNYRIWTPSQMDRSVYPALKKFFDPNRQDPNDASGRPFLLAKLSETYLIAAEAALNLGNASKARDYILVLRKRAATPGNEATMAEKTPGVDGINIDYILDERARELCGEQMRWFDLKRTGKWRDRATTYSLNGTDMITRDIKSNYDLRPIPQDQIDLMGNSQAEKSEYQNPGY